TACACCTACCCGGCATACGCCAACGGCGGCGGCACGGTCGGCACCAAGTCGGGTGAGGCCATGATCACCAGCATCCTGGGCCTCGTCGCCACCGGCGACGCCAGCATCCGCACCGCTGCCTCCAACGGTGGCATCTCCGAGGTCATGACGGTTGACACCAAGGTCACCAACATCCTCGGCATCTACTCGACGGTTACCACCGTCGTCTCGGGCGAGTAATCT
The Planctomycetota bacterium DNA segment above includes these coding regions:
- a CDS encoding TRL-like family protein — encoded protein: MRNIASKFLATAALGTAAVAGTGCYAGSGVGVAYAPGFLYSDYTYPAYANGGGTVGTKSGEAMITSILGLVATGDASIRTAASNGGISEVMTVDTKVTNILGIYSTVTTVVSGE